Genomic segment of Limnohabitans sp. INBF002:
TAGGCGGTGAGGCCGTCGCACTCGTAAGGCACGGTGTCCTCGGTGGTGTAGAGCAGGGCGTGCTGTGGCAGCACTTGCAGCAGGGCTTGCACCACTTGAGCTTGGCGCTCGGCCCGGGCAAGGGTGGTTTGCTGGTCGTTTGACAGTGGAGCGTTCATGTCAGGGACTTTACGGCAAAACTTGGGGTTGGCGTGTGAAGAAAGTTACAGCTTGTTTTGAAAAGGTTTTGTTGGCTTACTTCGTTCGCGTCAAGTGAGCAGCGATGTAAGCCGTGTGGCGGTACCGGCTCCTCACATTCACAGCGAGAGAAAACAACGCAACGAAATTAAGGAACAGCCTTCTTCAACCAGTCAGCAAACGCCGCACATTCCCAGCGGTCCATGGCCCCCGTGCGCCAACACAAGTAGTGCCCATGCGGGCTAGGCACTTGACGCGGGAAGATGCGCACCAGCGTGCCGTTTTCTAGCCACGGTGCGCCTAACTTTAAGCGCACCAGGCCCACGCCCAAGCCCTGCGCGGAGGCGTCGCACATCAAGCCAATGTCGTTGAAGCTGCTGCCGTCAATGGGCTCTGGCCAGTCTTGGTCGTGCGCGGCAAACCACGTGCGCCAAGGCTCCAAGGGGCTGCGCAACAAGGTGGCGTCGGCCAAGTCTTCGGGTGTCTCAAACGGGCCGTGTTCGCGGATGTAGGCGGGTGAGGCCATGGGCGTCACGTCGTCTTTCATGATGCACACATGCTCGACATCGGCGTAGCGGCCAGTGCCAAAACGGATGGTCAGGTCGGCGTCTTCGGCCACCACGTCCAGCAGCGGAATGCTGACCTGCAAGATGATGTCAATCTCGGGGTACGCGTCGGCAAACTGGCGCAGGCGCGGCATCAAGATGGAGCGTGCAAAAGTGGGTGTCACGGCCAAGCGCAGTTT
This window contains:
- a CDS encoding LysR substrate-binding domain-containing protein, translated to MTSRIPPIQCLLTFEALARLRSVTQAAEEQCVTPSAVSHRVKQLEQLLGVKLFGRADFSLTTEGSEYLAHVREGLSILERFPGKDGSATPGKRKLRLAVTPTFARSILMPRLRQFADAYPEIDIILQVSIPLLDVVAEDADLTIRFGTGRYADVEHVCIMKDDVTPMASPAYIREHGPFETPEDLADATLLRSPLEPWRTWFAAHDQDWPEPIDGSSFNDIGLMCDASAQGLGVGLVRLKLGAPWLENGTLVRIFPRQVPSPHGHYLCWRTGAMDRWECAAFADWLKKAVP